The nucleotide sequence tgattactggaccaattgctttgaaattttcagtggttaaagataattttttttttcaaaaggctattacttttttgttgttgctatgacgtcatcaaaattattgcctataggtggcgctacgtgtccatatatttgagcatagccctcttgttgttcttgttttttgacacgtttttaGGCATCTAGTGAAAAACCTAAAAGGTCGCTTTTCTCATTGAAtacttgaccaattgctttgaaattgttagtggttaaagatgtaaattttctccagaagggtattacttctatttatttcaaatatttctgttagccctgtgagatttgtttttgttttctatgacgtcaccgaacgttctgcggacgcatatgaTGGCACTCCTCTTCATGTTCTTTTGAACatgtgccatcgaacgtcgaaATCCTTGCTTTGCTAAGATTTGAGAAATGGTGAAGGATGacggctaactcgccatggagGCTGACTCGCCATGGACCACTCGCCATGCAATTTTTATCTAAGCATGctaaatatatcatcatattaattGATTGCACTAAAATAATCAACAGTATAGCGAATAGTGCCGTACTTGGTGTTATATTACAGTAGTGACTCGGATCGTTGGTAttactacagttgtgagtcggaccatcttgcaatttcaattcacgctgtcacaagacaggaactgCTAAAGATAGGGCAGttccggtaccgtaacacagcgcagTGATGCTGAACTGACTCGTAGCTGTCTGGTAAAAGCGGGgcttgtattttaaattttgttccaataaAGGAGAAGGTAATGAAACGGATTACTTagtatttatattcatgttgCAATTGAATGGAGAAGAATAAATCATTGCCACTGGGCATGTGAACTGGGAggcagacaactcgactacgcacgaacaactcgactacagataggcctggtgagttgtccgtgtagtcgaattgtccatcagccctaaacggctatgacagtcactgtaccgaAATTTGTACCCCAATTCaggtggtgttaagttgacgcatgttatattgtaacgtttttatgtgaaatgtgactgtggttcggtacctcaTAAggtaatacggtacataattgactcatatcacgagatatttcaattgatgtttcaatataatcaagaataatgaatcattgtcacaggacctaaaatatctatgacagtcactgtaccgcCACAGTACACCGAGGTTACTCTAGCCCACAATTTGCCAGCCCACAATTACATGGTGATCAGAGGgttaatcatatatatatatatatatatacagcgaTTACGGTATTCTAAGCAAGGTTCCCCTAATGAATTTAGTTACGGGACTAATAACATGTTCTTTTACATCAAAACCAATCCCCACAATCAAATGTGCCGACCGCTAAACAGAAATGTCGGTTGGCATAACCGAAATTGTGGGCTAGGGTAATCAAAATAGTGGGCTAGAGTAACCCTGCTCTACAACAAAATTCAACTGTTTCTAAATGCCCTACTTATTTCCACGTTAACTTTTTAcccttttttattcattctgaaGCAAAGTTGTAAAAGAAACTTTGCGATACATTAATACCGGAACTAAACAAAAGCCTCCAAAACTCGAAACTGAAATTGTGCGCTAGActagagcataggttctcaaagtgctccgtacggagccccagggctccgcgagagaaaatccaggggctccgcgagctattcgattacttttcaaaatactgactaattttgtaactgttcaaagaagcaataacagctttgataaaatctgacaacaatatagcctcgaaatatggcaaagaggcggaactaaaaaatgacattaattATAAGCAgaaacccaaacctggtacacatcctacgttccggtgtccgccattttggtgcacatactacggagcgCCTTTACTTCATCGTTTTTGTAAGGGCTACATGTAGCTCACGatgaaatgatgaaaatcagCCAGGCGCGCAGTTCAGAGTTTTTCAGCGTATAACAACTTTTCTTTccagtaaaatattcatttcatgacAGCTACGAGAATCTAAAACTTTCttctatattgatataattttgtgtccaacgtaactcgcggttacgTCTTCTCGTTCTTCTCcaatattttgatgtaaaaatatgatataaacatgcctaattgtatttagtttcgatTGATTGTATAACAACTCTCAGTGAATTTCAATTCTGGGCAAAAATAAAGCAATTATTATCGTTGTCGTGAAATAATTGTTgtgattcagggagaataaGCACCAACTAAAAGTGTTTACGGCCTAAGtaacacgtcacgctgataaAAACAATCAGGAATTTTAGCAAAAAGCAATCGCACGCGTTATttgcgactttttcagttttccaaaaatttgaaagaagGGGGATAATCGACTGCACACGCTTACCCACACCGATTTTGGCTACAGATTTCGGCCTATCGTCGATTGCAGttaaatattgcatgttttttaaatgaatttgtcgatttgttatttttttgtttaattgtaGAATGTTTTCCGCACTACgaaaatatatatctgaatatGGCTCAAATCGCTTGGCGTGCCATGAGAAATCCTCTCGCGTGCCAcaattggcacgcgtgccaggggtttcCGAGCCCTGACATAGACCATAGGTGACGAACCCGCGACCCGACAAGGAGTTTCGTGTGGCCCGCGAAGCATTCAGGCGATTCAGTGTATGTTTGGCTTAAGTATAAAACTTTGGGGATTGTACATGGAAATCGGGAGCGCTAGTAATACATCTTGTTTTGTTGGGTGAGCAATGGATCAAAACAACGATTGTCGTAGTCTAGTTATGCTGTCTTATCGGCAAACGCATAGGGATTAATGGAGGAAGGTTAGACTTActttgtgaaaatgtaataaatactTTGGCGCATGACACACGGGAAATCAGAAAGAATGTTCATAAGTTCCGCTCAATGATTGAAACAATGGAAAATCTTGAAAAATTGCCTACATTTCAAACTCGGTTAGTCGATGATAGGATTGTTTCGTTTTTAATTTCTGTAACCGAAAGCATGCGAAGTacagatcttttgtacaaagccctcgccaattgatttgataatttgaatttccgccgcaatctgcattcctagcccTCACCCTGAAACCGTAATTGGATTAGATTGAAATACGTTCAAGGGCTCTGTCAGAATTACCTAAGAAGGGGGGTGTAAATTGGGGAATTTTTCCTTAAAATTGTCGCTGCAATTAATCAGGCAACAAATGGCCCATATTTTCGGCggatattgtttttttttatgttatgtTATCGACGTTGTGCGCCGGCTTACTTAGCGGTGCCTGATAAATAGCCCACGATGATGACACAGTACATGGTTTATCGCTggacattaaaataaaaaagtcttCTGGCAATTGTGATAGAGAGGTTACTGGCGTTATTCAGTTTGTTAACAAACTCGCAGGTGACATTACGGGTTACCGTTGtcattattgggcaagctctatttcgttattgtgaagtcgcattgacgtaatttttggatgctAAAggcaggtgagggtcaggaatattacatgcaaaaattgttacgctaagataagtataaattattgaggtaagaaactacatccataggtggcattactagtaatcttcgctattattgggcaagcgttatttcgttattgtgacgtcgcattgacgtaattttcagatgatgaagtcaggtgaggttcatgaatattatatgcaaaaattgttacgctaagttaactagaagttattgaggtacgaaactacatccatagcggacacacaggcgtatttatcacgattgcattatggtcgctattattaggcaagctctatttcgttattgtgaattcgcattgacttAATTTTGGatgatgaagtcaggtgagggttaggaatattatatgcaaaaattgggctattattgggcaagcgttatttcgttattgtgatgtcgcattgacgtaatgtTCAGatgatgaagtcaggtgagggtcatgaatattatatgcaaaaagtGTTACGCTAAGtcaactagaagttattgaggtacgaaacttaacccatagcggacacacaggcgtatttatcacgattgcattatggtcgctattattaggcaagctctatttcgttattgtgaagtcgcattgacgtaatttttggatgatgaagtcaggtgaaggtcaggaatattatatgcaaaaattgttacgctaagataagtattaAGTTATTGAgataagaaactacatccattgcgctaaggcaaattaatatgtcggtttctgcttgtctTAAAGCCTTGCATAGCGTGAAAGCGTTCCACgtcctattaataaaatgtggcaCAATACATGATCAGTCTCTGGATATTAAATACCAAGTCTTTATGTCTGCGGTAACCAACCTCATTCATTGCGtgaattaaatgttctttctgtttgtctaaaGTCATGCTTAGAGCGGTATCGTATACCACCCTATTAATAGATCGTAGcacaatacatgagctattgctggagctggacataaaataacaagtctctatgtgtgtggtacccaacttcaaccattgcgtaaaataacatgtattttctgcttgtctaaagccttggttaGAGTTGTATCGCATAACGCTCTATTTCAGATTGTAGcacgatacatgagctattggTACAGAAATATGGTCATAATGGGATatcgccacgcccactagaagttattcatgtaagaaagtacatgagaccccGTGTTTCTTACATCTAGCctacttcgatatttcgtttttgtagttaccaatattgaaaaccaggcctcacattaataaaatttcgggaaagttaacaatgcCTGTATAATTCTGTTGGGGAGATATtattcggactgatgagagaGATTCTTCTACGGGCTTtcttattgcgacatactgacatggcagTTGTTTATGAAGTCAGACATGCTTCTCAATAGTGTtgtgcagtggtcggcaaactccATGTATTTGCGGgacaaatatacacatttccggtagcgcgcgggccgcttTATTTCCGCCTTCAACAATAGCTAcattaattaaacttcaaattactGAAATATGGCACATTCGCATTGCTCCCCTTCTATCTGTGTGCTGAGAGCCTGTCCCAATGAGATGTATGTggcatttttttaatatagcctattatccaacaatacattgtttttatttactcattatcaatgtgaaaaatgatgtttttatggcaacttgtCGTCCAAATaatgatctgacaagcgagtacaaaatttaatgtaggtgtaatgcattttagataaagctgctcaaggccatatgttcttccgaacgtgcacattTCACGTATTGCACTGTCGCACATATGAGCTGTAGCGCAGTCCGGGTTCTCGAGGtcgaattttcgacgactcgtttcGTAACGAGTTTTTAACATTAAAACCCTTAACAACTGCGATgctgggcatatcgagcaaacccgttttgaaatgcgcaagaaagaaaaatatttttctgtttaagcactttggaatgttcgACCCCATCGCTCCGTTTCccagacatttttaaatttcaaaaatcaaaattaacttgaacgacatacaactgacgctacttgttacataaAAAGCGCCGTACAGCATTtgtcaccacataaatccgtgtaaagacaataataaatttaggatcaatttttgtttcatgtattaaatgtcgggtcgttcgagggccgcaacaaattagctcgcgggcgcATTTGGCttgcagtttgccgacccctggtgttgtgtttgtctggtttaccGTTTGGTGCTTTTTTTTAGTCGTAGGGTTTGGGTTAGATTGTAGACCAAAGTTACTCTAGCCCACAATTTCCCAGCCCACAATTACTTGGAGATCAGAGATCAATCATGCCGGAACCGGAATTGTGGGCTGGAGTAACCTTGCTCTACAACAAAATGCCACTGTGTCCACGTGTAATAATTATATTCCTGATAACTTCTTACCTTTTTTTAGTTAATCTGAAGCAAAGTTTTGAACGATACTTCGCGTTACAGAAATACTTGAACTGAACTAGAGCCTCTAAAACTGGAAATTGAAATTGTGGGCTAGAGTAATTTTTTGCAGCAACAGAAGACCTACAAATTATCCGAAAACACTAGATGTCAGTAAATAACCACGGGCAAGAACTTGGATTTTCGATGGAAATTGACAATATTACCTATATTTAAAATTGTACATTGCAATTaagtgaataaataaattacacaACGAGTGCAACCTTGAATTCGAATTCAACACAAAGGTAAAAATAAGGGATTGTGGAATTGTTGAAGTAATCCTTTTCTACttctgaaataatttattttcggtcAATATTCAATAATAGAAATAGATATTTTGGAGCAATTGCCACGCATGGGTATATAACAGTTGAGTAAAGTATAAAAATACctttcagaaaatgataaaacaaaCTTGTTCTCTTTGAGGagttaatatgcaaattagctTTGAAATAATCCTCTTCTGcgtctgaaataattttatttcggtcgATATTCAGTATTAGTTATTACTACCTTCTCAAGACTTGCCACGCATAAGTTTATTATAGTTGGATAGAGTATAAAAATACctttcagaaaatgataaaataaacttgacctcTTTGGGGAGTTAATATGGAAATTAGCTATGAAATAATTCTCTTTTATGTccgaaataattttatttcggtcgATATTCAGTATTAGTTATTACTACTTTCTCAAGACTTGCCACGCATAAGTTTATTATAGTTAGATAGAGCATAAAAATACCTTTCaggaaataatgaaataaacttGACCTCTTTGGGGagttaatatgcaaattagctATGAAATAATCCTCTTCTACttctgaaattatttattttcggtCGATATTCAGAATTAGTTGTTACTACTTTCAAAAGACTTGCCACGCATAAGTTTATCATAGTTGTATAGAGCATAAAAATACctttcagaaaatgataaaataaacgtAACCTCTTTGGGGagttaatatgcaaattagctATGAAATTATCCTCTTCTACgcttgaaataaattattttcggTCGATATTCAGTATTAGTTATTACTACTTTCTCAAGACTTGCCACGCATAAGTTTATCATAGTTGGATAGAGTATAAAAATACctttcagaaaatgataaaataaacttgacctcGTTGGGGagttaatatgcaaattagctTTGAAATAATCCTATGCTACGTATAAACTGATTTTTTGATCATTATTCAGTATGAGTTATTACTACTTTCTCAAGATTTGCCACGCATAAGTTTATCATAGttaaatagaatataaaaatacctttcagaaaatgatgaaataaacgTTACCTCTTTGGGGagttaatatgcaaattagctATGAAATTATCCTCTTCTACgtgtgaaataaattattttcggTCGATATTCAGTATTAGTTATTACTACTTTTTCAAGACTTGCCACGCATAAATTTATCATAGTTGGATATAGTATAAACATACctttcagaaaatgataaaatacacTTGACCTCTTTGGGGAGTCAATATGCAAATTAGCTATGAAATTATCCTCTTCTacgtgtaaaataatttattttctgtcAATATTCAGTATTAGATATTTCTACTTTCTCAAGATTTGCCACGCATAAGCTTATCATAGTTGGATAGAGCATAAAAATACCtttcagaaaataataaaataaactcgACCTCTTTGAGGAGTTAATATCCAAATTAGCTATGAAATTATACTCTTCTATgtgtgaaataatttattttcggtcGATATTCAGTATTAGTTATTACTATTTTCTCAAGACTTGCCACGCATAAGTTTATTATAGTTggataaagtataaaaatacctttcagaaaatgataaaataaacttgacctcTTTGGGGagttaatatgcaaattagctATGAAATTATCCTCTTCTacatgtaaaataatttattttcggtcAATATTCAGTATTAGTTATTACTACTTTCTCAAGATTTGCCACGCATAAGTTTATCATAGTTGGATAGAGCATAAAAATACCtttcagaaaataataaaataaacttaaccTCTTTGAGGAGTTAATATCCAAATTAGCTATGAAATTATACTCTTCTAtgtatgaaataatttattttcggtcGATATTCAGTATTAGTTATTACTATTTTCTCAAGACTTGCCACGCATAAGTTTATCATAGTTGTATAGAGCATAAAAATACctttcagaaaatgataaaataaacttaacCTCTTTGGGGAGTTATTATGCAAATTAGCTTTGAAATAATCCTCTTCTAcgtctgaaataattttatttcggtcgATATTCAGTATTAGTTATTATGTGAGAGTTTCTGTCACAAAATTCAATAATGTTGTTAGACCTCGTCACCCCCTTCTTCCATATTACATTGATTACTTATCGTTCTTGATCGGTGAATATGTTGATACgtatatttgtctgtctgtatgtctgtttgttagacactttcgtatgttacgcgatatctcacgaacgcgaggttgaatctgctccaaattttgcatctGCATTCATATCTTGGATGATTGATCTATAGATTTTGGATGATTTATGTGGTATAatcagcgagttattaattaattagtgatatgACATATGGTGTCGCTATGGAGTCAGAATCTAAACCGcgctttcgatcgataagtgttcggtctccgaccgataatCTCGTTTTATATCATTGATGAGTATAATAAATTTAACATTTGTGGTTGATTCTTCAGATATCATCAGGTGCAGTCAATGGAGCCTAACGCACAAAAGCATCGACGAATCTAAGGATTCAACGATTATTTCACATATGGGTCATAGACCATAATTTAAtcctaatttttattattttggtaCTATTGCGAATTTCAGACTAGCGAAATGACTCCGGTGGTATTTGTACCAGAAATTATAGCCTGACCCTAACTCATGGGTTTAAccacccgcatattgattgaacccgcgggtgatatacgggtgcaaatgtatgggttcaaatgtacagtcaCCTAATTTAACCTTTGGTTGTCGATTAGGCATTATTGCACGAAATGCAGATTGTGCAATTCAGTTGACTGGTACAGTTACAAAACGAGAGTCTGCGTCTCCAAGACGAGAGCGCGGTGATCAAAGGATTTAACCGACTGGTCCCCGTCGAATAAATGCAAATTCACATTGCAATTCGTTCCATTTCCACGTTTCATGCTACAGTGTTGCGTCTCAAATACTATACAAATACGAATTTTTGGAGTTTACTGCGGtaaaaaatatatcaagaaCTTCCAAGGGTTGTATCACGATGAGAGGTTATCGTACCAGGCCAATTCAATATGCGAGGGGGGTATCTGGAAAGCAAACTGCGTACTTGAGAGCTAAGCCCGATGGAAGAAAAAGACTGCTGCTGTTTTCGGACAGCAATGCAAGAAATCTAGTGCATCCCCGGGTATGTTGTTATAACTATCTAACTATAAAACTCGAATATCTGTCGGAGACCAAacacttatcgatcgaaagtgcGGTTTCGATTCTTTATCTATAGTGACACCATGTGGcatatcactaattaattaataactcgctaattatacgacataaatcATCCAAAATTTATAGGTcactggtccgagatatgatgaatgcacatgcgcaatttggagcagattcaacctcgcgttcgtgagatatcgcgtaacatacgaaagtgtctaacaaacagacatacaaatatacctatcaacatactcactGATCacgatcgataagtaatcaatGTAATATGGAAGAAGGGGGTGACGAGGTCTAACAACATTATTGAATTTTGTGACAGAAACTCTCACATACAAAGTTATACATTCGAAGTGCttctataataatttaaatcgGGCCGCAGGCGAACGATTGCTATATAACTTTCCATGATTAGGTAACCATTGATTCAAGCGATTTTGGTAAATTGGAACATTAATGTATGGTAATTGTTACGAAATAGGTAAGATTTAACAGCATTAATACGTTTATTTACCATAAATATCGATATCTGCATGAACGGAACGAAATAACTCGTCATATTATTACGaagcttgaaatatttttaatatcaagACTATTTAATTACGACTGGACACTTATGCAGGTCACTTTTATAAATCTATCTTTTCATAAagaatcatttatttatttaacggAACAACAATATTCTATAGCAGTAAACTTATATGCTGCATTTAGAATGTTCGACAAAAGCAAATTTTCGATTTCTTAATTCCGCAGTTATCATGAAAccatttttgataataatacaCGCTCAAACTTGTATTGCAGGTAATCTTTCCCTCACGCTCTTGTCAGTTCGCATTTTCTGCCAACTGCTTGCCGGGTGCGGATATGTTGGCTGGAGGAAGAGAATTGAGGTCTACGCCATTCCCCAGCATTGACTACCTGGTAGTTGCGCTGGGGACGAATGACGTCGCCAACTACAATGGGCCTTCAGGATCGTTTTCAAGGAACTCTCACAGAGTTGCAGTGAACTTCCTAGAAAAGTGCAGGAAAGCTTATCCGGATTTCAAGGTGAGGTTAACGACATATTTAGAAGCTCGAATGCAAGTTTAGTCATATGAGCAGTGTCGGATTTAAACGATTATAAGCCCTAGGACAGTGGTTCTCACTCGCGGGCACGAAGCAGTTCATGGGGGGTAACGGTACAAGGCTaataattgatcataaagcGACTTCGATTGCATACTTtccttataaaataaaattcagtgCTCAAGCGTTCATCGCAGTTTTATTGCATGAATAGATTATTTGGGATCACCGTATCTATCACTTTTTTGTGCGCGAATTGTTTAatcataatgaaatttgaaatctaccaatcaaaatagttcgCCGGTTGGCCGTCTATTCTGTGCAGGTTCACTAAACTGCGTCTTCGAGATA is from Styela clava chromosome 9, kaStyClav1.hap1.2, whole genome shotgun sequence and encodes:
- the LOC120335056 gene encoding uncharacterized protein LOC120335056; its protein translation is MRGYRTRPIQYARGVSGKQTAYLRAKPDGRKRLLLFSDSNARNLVHPRVIFPSRSCQFAFSANCLPGADMLAGGRELRSTPFPSIDYLVVALGTNDVANYNGPSGSFSRNSHRVAVNFLEKCRKAYPDFKILLAKILPQTGRHYLVHLANVVLGTIASDAIVPLLDLDVGSSGEYWSDRLHLSDVGLKIYMKKLDRAVTKIIEKDETKVF